TACGTCCTGTTTGCTCGTCAACAATCATTACTTTGTTGTCCATTACTACATATTCAACATCTTTTTCAAAAACAGTATATGCTTTTAAAAGTTGATTCATTGTATGAATTCGTTCACTTTTAATACTGTAGTCTCTGTATAAGTCTTCTTTTTTAGTAGCCTTTTCTTCTGGAGTTTCTTCACTGTTGTCAATTTCACCAACGCGAACACTTAGGTCTGGTAAAACGAAGAATGTTGCGTTGTTTGTGATTTCAGAAAGGTGGGCAATACCTTTATCTGTTAAATCAATTTGGTTGTTTTTCTCTTCAACAGTAAACCAAAGTTCAGAATCTACCTCTGGCATTAACTTATTGTTGTCTTGCATATAGAAATTCTCTGTTTTTTGCAAGATTTGTCTAACACCTTCTTGTGATAAAAACTTGATTAAAGCTTTGTTTTTAGGTAAACCTCTATATACTCTTAATAATAAGAAACCTCCTTCTTTGGTATCTCCATCTTTAATTAATTTCTTTGCTTCAGCTAAAACTCCAACTAAATATTTGTTTTGTAAAGAAACTAAGTCTGCAACCAATGGTTTAAGGTCATTAAACTCATGACGATCTCCTTGTGGAATAGGACCAGAGATAATTAACGGAGTACGAGCATCATCAATTAAAACCGAATCAACTTCATCAATAATTGCGTAGTTAGGAGCACGTTGTACTAAATCTTCTTTAGATGAAGCCATGTTATCACGTAAATAATCGAAACCAAATTCGTTATTTGTTCCGTAAGTAATATCAGCATTATAAGCTTTTCTACGTGCTTCAGAATTTGGTTGGTGATAATCAATACAATCTGTACTCAAACCATGGAATTCAAAAATTGGTGCCATCCAAGCACGGTCACGTTTCGCTAAGTAATCATTAACTGTTACTACATGCACTCCATTACCCGTTAAGGCATTTAAATAAACTGGTAAAGTAGAAACTAATGTTTTACCTTCTCCAGTCATCATTTCCGCAATTTTACCTTGGTGTAAAATTGAACCACCAATTAACTGAACATCATAGTGAATCATATCCCAAGTTACTTCTTTACCAGAAGCATCCCATGAGTTTGCCCAAAAGGCTTTGTCATCTTCTAGAACAACATGTTCTCTTGTTCCAGATAATTCACGATCAAAAGGAGTTGCTGTTACCTCAATTTCAGTATTATTAGCAAAACGCTTAGCAGTTTCTTTAATAACGGCAAAAGCTTCAGGCATGATATCTGCCAAAACTTGTTCAGAAGCAGCATAAGCATCATCTTTTAACTGATCAATTTCTTTGTAAATTTCTTCTTGACGATCAATGTCGGCAGAAATTGCTTCATTTTCTAAGGTGGCAATTTGATCATTATATGATTTTGTAGCTTCCTTTATCTTAGCCTTAAATTCGATAGTTTTTGCACGTAATTCATCATTAGATAAACTACTTAAAGTACCTTCAATAGACTTTACCTGATCTACGATGGGTTGAATTAGTTTTAAGTCTTTTTGTTGTTTGTCTCCAACAAATATTTTTATAATCGAATTTAAAATGCTCATTGTAAAATATTGTTTTAGAGCTGGTTACTGATTTTTGTAATCAGCTCGTTTTCTTTTTTGTTATGGTGCTTAAAAATAAGCAAAAAAAAAGCCTCTATAGTAAGAGACTTTTATTAGTGTTTTTTAGTATTCGTCTTCGTTCCAAAGATAATCTTCTTCGGTAGGATAATCTGGCCAAATTTCAACGATTGAATCATAAGCCTCTCCTTCATCCTCAATATCTTGCAGATTCTCAACTACTTCTAAAGGAGCTCCAGTACGAATTGCATAATCTATTAATTCGTCTTTGGTTGCTGGCCAAGGCGCATCTGCTAAATAAGATGCTAATTCTAGTGTCCAATACATTTCTTTATCTGTTTGTTTTTAGATTTCTCGCAAAAATATATTTTTTTTGTAAAAAGTCAAGTTTTTTTTTAAAAATGTGTTATTTATATGAAAAGAACGTTTATAGCTTTTCAGGAATCCATTTAATTTCTTCAGCTTGTAGTGTTTGGGTCAACTTCCGTGCCAACACAAAAAGATAGTCAGAAAGTCGGTTTAGGTACATTAAAACATTATTATTAATACCTTCTTCGTCATTTAATGCGACAGATAAACGTTCTGCTCTTCTACAAACACAGCGTGCTACATGACAGAATGACACAGTTTGATGCCCTCCAGGTAATACAAAGTGAGTCATTGGAGGAAGCGTATTGTTCATGTTGTCTATTTCAGTTTCTAAAAAAGAAATAGAAGCTTCATTTATTTTTGGAATATTTAATCGCTCCTTACCACTTTTTAAAGTTTCTTTTTCAGGAGGAGTTGCAAGCATGGCTCCTAATGTAAATAGTTCGTTTTGAATTTTTGTCAAAGCCTGCTTGGTAAGATTGTCAATATCTTGATCTCGTATAAGTCCAATATAAGAATTAAGTTCATCTACAGTACCATAACTTTCTATACGTAAATGATATTTTGGAACTCTTGTACCTCCAAATAGGGCAGTGGTTCCTTTATCTCCGGTTTTAGTATATATCTTCATTTAAATAAGTTGGTTTTCTTTAAGAGTTTTTAAGATGTAGTCAGGACATTTTACTGGCCTTTTAGTTGTTGAATTGATAAAGGCAAGTGTAGTATCTCCAGTACAAATTAATTCATCATTTTGATTTGTAATTTCATATGTAAATTCAATCTTAACACCAGGTTCTTTTTTTAAAAAGGTTTTAATGGTAAGAAGGTCATCATAATAAGCCGATTTTTTAAAATTACAATTTAATGAAATTACAGGAAGCATGATGCCTGTTTTTTCCATATATTTGTACGTAACGCCCATAGAACGTAACCACTCGGTTCGTCCTATTTCAAAAAATTGAGCATAATTTCCGTGATATACAATGCCCATTTGATCAGTTTCAGCATAACGAACGCGGATATTAGATATGTGTTTTAGCAAGATTAAATATTTCGAGATTTATATTGCAAACGTTACATAAAAAATAATTAAAAGTCAATAGCAAATCGATTTTTTTTTACTGAATTTTATTCACATTTTTGTTCACCCAATCAAGTGTGTTTGGGGGTCCCCTAGATTTGAAGGAAATTAACCAATATTTTAAACGTTTTTAAACCTAATATGACTAAAACTGCCGAATCAGTTTGGAATGAGTGTTTGTCTTTTATAAAGGACAATATCAAACCGCAAGCATACAAGACTTGGTTTGAGCCTATTAAACCAATGAAGCTTTCAGGGGAGGCTTTAACAGTTCAGGTACCAAGTAAATTCTTTTACGAATGGTTGGAAGAGCACTATATAAAATTGTTAAGAGTGGCTTTGGTTCGTCAGTTGGGTAATGAGGCTAAACTGATTTATGATGTACGTATGGAAAATACGTATAGTAGTAATAGTCCACAAACTGTTAAAATTCCTAGTTCTAACCGTAATCCTATTAAACCACAAAAAGTAACGGTACCTATAGAGTCTAAAAGAGAATTAAAAAATCCTTTTATTATTCCTGGACTTCAAAAGGTAAAAATAGAGTCGCAGTTAAATCCAAATTACAACTTCGTAAATTTTGTTGAAGGAGATTCAAATAGATTGGCGCGTTCGGCTGGTATGGCAGTTGCAAATAAGCCAGGTGGAACTTCGTTTAATCCATTGTTAATTTATGGAGGTGTTGGTTTAGGAAAAACACACCTAGCACATGCTATTGGTGTTGAAATTAAAGATAAATATCCTGATAAGACAGTATTGTATATATCATCAGAAAAATTTACACAACAGTTTATTGATTCGGTAAAATCAAATACAAGAAATGATTTTATTCATTTTTATCAGATGATTGACGTGTTAATTATTGATGATGTTCAATTTTTATCAGGAAAAGCAGGAACACAAGATGTGTTCTTCCATATATTTAACCATTTACATCAAAATGGAAAACAGGTGATTTTAACTTCAGACAAAGCGCCTGTAGATATGCAAGATATTGAACAACGATTACTTTCTAGATTTAAATGGGGGCTATCTGCAGAATTGCAATCGCCAGATTATGAAACTAGAATTTCAATTCTTCAGAATAAGCTATATAGAGATGGTGTAGAAATGCCAGAAGAGATAGTGGAATATATCGCGAAAAATATTAAATCAAATGTACGTGAATTAGAAGGGGTGATTATTTCTATGATTGCTCAAGCTTCTTTTAACAGAAAAGAGTTTACAATTGAATTAGCAAAACAGATTGTAGATAAGTTTGTAAAGAATACAAAGAAGGAGGTTTCTATTGACTATATTCAAAAAGTAGTATCAAAATATTTTGATATGGATGTAGCTACATTACAGTCTAAAACACGTAAACGTCATATTGTTCAAGCACGTCAGTTAGCAATGTATTTTGCAAAACGCTTAACGAAATCATCTTTAGCAAGTATTGGTAGTCAAATTGGTCAACGAGATCATGCTACTGTATTGCATGCTTGTAAGACTGTTGATAACTTAACAGAAACGGATAAGCAGTTTAAAAAATATGTGGATGATTTATTGAAAAAATTAACACTCTAAAACTTACAACATGAAAATACTTATGGTTTGTTTGGGGAATATTTGTCGTTCGCCATTGGCCGAAGGTATTTTACAGTCAAAGGTAAAAGAATCTGTGATGGTTGATTCAGCTGGAACCTCTGGGTTTCATGAAGGAGAATTACCAGATACTAGGTCTATTGCAGTTGCCAGAAAATATGGTTTGGATATTACTTCTCAACGCTCCAGAAAATTTATCATAAAAGACTTTCAGGAGTTTGATTTGATTTATGCGATGGATGTTAGCAATTTTCGAGATATTTTATCGTTAGCTAGTACAGAAGAAGATAGAAGGAAGGTGAAAATGATTTTAAATGAATCTTTTCCAAATGAAAATAGAAATGTCCCGGACCCTTATTATGGAGGAGATATGGGATTTGAAAATGTATATGCAATGTTGGATGAAGCTTGTGAAATAATAGCTTCTAAATTATAGATTCATGCGAG
The sequence above is a segment of the Tenacibaculum sp. 190130A14a genome. Coding sequences within it:
- a CDS encoding cob(I)yrinic acid a,c-diamide adenosyltransferase encodes the protein MKIYTKTGDKGTTALFGGTRVPKYHLRIESYGTVDELNSYIGLIRDQDIDNLTKQALTKIQNELFTLGAMLATPPEKETLKSGKERLNIPKINEASISFLETEIDNMNNTLPPMTHFVLPGGHQTVSFCHVARCVCRRAERLSVALNDEEGINNNVLMYLNRLSDYLFVLARKLTQTLQAEEIKWIPEKL
- a CDS encoding low molecular weight protein-tyrosine-phosphatase, with product MKILMVCLGNICRSPLAEGILQSKVKESVMVDSAGTSGFHEGELPDTRSIAVARKYGLDITSQRSRKFIIKDFQEFDLIYAMDVSNFRDILSLASTEEDRRKVKMILNESFPNENRNVPDPYYGGDMGFENVYAMLDEACEIIASKL
- a CDS encoding thioesterase family protein, whose product is MLKHISNIRVRYAETDQMGIVYHGNYAQFFEIGRTEWLRSMGVTYKYMEKTGIMLPVISLNCNFKKSAYYDDLLTIKTFLKKEPGVKIEFTYEITNQNDELICTGDTTLAFINSTTKRPVKCPDYILKTLKENQLI
- the dnaA gene encoding chromosomal replication initiator protein DnaA → MTKTAESVWNECLSFIKDNIKPQAYKTWFEPIKPMKLSGEALTVQVPSKFFYEWLEEHYIKLLRVALVRQLGNEAKLIYDVRMENTYSSNSPQTVKIPSSNRNPIKPQKVTVPIESKRELKNPFIIPGLQKVKIESQLNPNYNFVNFVEGDSNRLARSAGMAVANKPGGTSFNPLLIYGGVGLGKTHLAHAIGVEIKDKYPDKTVLYISSEKFTQQFIDSVKSNTRNDFIHFYQMIDVLIIDDVQFLSGKAGTQDVFFHIFNHLHQNGKQVILTSDKAPVDMQDIEQRLLSRFKWGLSAELQSPDYETRISILQNKLYRDGVEMPEEIVEYIAKNIKSNVRELEGVIISMIAQASFNRKEFTIELAKQIVDKFVKNTKKEVSIDYIQKVVSKYFDMDVATLQSKTRKRHIVQARQLAMYFAKRLTKSSLASIGSQIGQRDHATVLHACKTVDNLTETDKQFKKYVDDLLKKLTL
- a CDS encoding DUF2795 domain-containing protein gives rise to the protein MYWTLELASYLADAPWPATKDELIDYAIRTGAPLEVVENLQDIEDEGEAYDSIVEIWPDYPTEEDYLWNEDEY